CAAAAATCCAAATTTCATCTCCTTTGGGAGTGTTAACGCTGCAAACAATGTAACCATCTGTTGGGCTGTCAGTGCCATTTTTACGCGGGACAAACTGAGGTGAACTCATCATATAGCCCTTGGGAAATTGATAATGATCGGCAAACTCCATAGTTTCAGTGTGGAGTCGGAACAGATAAACAGGTTTGTCCTCGTGCGGAAGCTTACGAATTTGCTCTAAGGACATTAATCGATATTTATAGTTCTTGTACAGATCGAAGATAAACTGGGGCATTAACTCTTCCCAAAATCCCCAGGAGTGGGCGTAGATATCTTCTATCTTTTTAGCAGCCTTCCCAGAAGAAAGTATTTCCCGATAGGTGAACAGTCCCACGCCAAAGGTGTAATTGTTATTGTGGACAACTTTGGAGTCAAGGACAGCACCACGGTCTCCGTCTATGACATAGCGTCCCATACGGTTAACATCCATTTGACCGATCGCCAGCATTCCATCTAGATGAGATGGTAAAGAATCGGGAGGATGATACGCAGAGATATCATAGCCCCTTACAAATTCCGATACATCCGTAGCGCAGTTGTGGGCAATGTAAAGAGTAATCTTGCGATCTGGATTATCATAGTCCACCGCAAAGTGGATTGATTCCAGAGGTAGTACTAAAGGAATAACTGTTACTGTTTCTTCTGCATTGCTACAGGCAGGGCGTTGTCCTAGCCTTAACTGATCCCGACGCACTATATAAACATTGCTATCTGATAGCTGGGGACGGGTGAGTAAAACTCTGAGGGCTGTTTCAGTGCGTTCGAGATCGGGTAACGGATTATTCAGAATTTGATCGGCTCCCACCTTAAAGGCGGTGTCAATCAGCACCACAAAATCTTGAGTTACCCCAATTTGATGAATACTCTGTTCAATTTTAACCGGAGAACCATTGGGCAGCACCAGTTTCCAGCGCTCAAAGCCTCCCTCTCCATCCCAACGGATTAAATAAGTAAAGTCTTCAACTCCTGTTAATGTTTTAAACAGTCCCTGACTTAATTCAGCAGAGATTTTGAAGACATCTTGAGTAAATTTAAGCCCTGTACCCAGAATTTGTTGGACTGATTCATGATTAATTATGGCGTTAGCCAGGGGTGCCAAAAATTCTTTGATTGCTTGAGGCAGATTGTTTACACTATCAATAAAAGGCACTGTGGAGAGCAAATTAGCTACGGCTCTACCGTAATTAACAGTAAACATCTCTCCTGTGTAGGCATCAAACGCAGGATGAGCTGTACTCAGAACGACTGGAAATGGTTGATTTAAAAAACTAGGGGTTATGCCGCGCCACTCTTGGTTTGTTCCTACAGGGGTTTTTACCTCCAGAGTTTTGGGATCGATTTCGTAGGGACGGCCCGCATCGTAAGTTATCAATAGGCGATCGCTTTGCTCGTGGGGAAATTTCATTGGTAAGAATGCGGTATTGACAGGATTGCGTAATCCCAAAGGTATAGAAAACCGCATGTGTCCCCAATTACGAAATCGATATTTGGCATACTTTTGTCTAGTTCGCGTCGCCAAATCTGCGTAGAAGCAGGGTGTCCGGGCAATTTCGGTCTTCAGATGGGCTTCCCCTGG
This window of the Chroococcidiopsis sp. CCMEE 29 genome carries:
- a CDS encoding carotenoid oxygenase family protein; this translates as MTQQVKNRIELSPDRCSARVPQSLMNSSRTEFGSRGVPPVQLHPNLEQRLPEDLQGHVFIIGPVGFEDTPYGKGTPIFNGDGMVYRIDFNQPGEAHLKTEIARTPCFYADLATRTRQKYAKYRFRNWGHMRFSIPLGLRNPVNTAFLPMKFPHEQSDRLLITYDAGRPYEIDPKTLEVKTPVGTNQEWRGITPSFLNQPFPVVLSTAHPAFDAYTGEMFTVNYGRAVANLLSTVPFIDSVNNLPQAIKEFLAPLANAIINHESVQQILGTGLKFTQDVFKISAELSQGLFKTLTGVEDFTYLIRWDGEGGFERWKLVLPNGSPVKIEQSIHQIGVTQDFVVLIDTAFKVGADQILNNPLPDLERTETALRVLLTRPQLSDSNVYIVRRDQLRLGQRPACSNAEETVTVIPLVLPLESIHFAVDYDNPDRKITLYIAHNCATDVSEFVRGYDISAYHPPDSLPSHLDGMLAIGQMDVNRMGRYVIDGDRGAVLDSKVVHNNNYTFGVGLFTYREILSSGKAAKKIEDIYAHSWGFWEELMPQFIFDLYKNYKYRLMSLEQIRKLPHEDKPVYLFRLHTETMEFADHYQFPKGYMMSSPQFVPRKNGTDSPTDGYIVCSVNTPKGDEIWIFDAEKLFKGPVCQLSYPGFNFGYTIHTTWLPEIDSRIADYHISVRPDYEELVKQQPQDVQDMFEQDIYPHFEQ